AGCACGGCCAGCTTGGGCTGTCCCAGCCGGGCAACTTGCCTTGGGGTGGGTCAGAGCCTAGGAATGTCAAcaggtcgggtttgggtcgggttttcaaaaatccgaacccgaatccgaaaaccaaattaaaattcgaatttggatccAAACCCGgcaggttttaaaaatccatactcaTATATAGCTATATCCGATCAAAAATCTGAAACCCGAATCCGGACCCgaacccagcgggttttaaaaatccataccgttggatgaagttctaagaaataaaaaattactagatattttatatatttattaaataatcaaatatatatatatatatatatatatatatatatatatatatatatatagttcaggtTTAGGttcggttcgggttcggatcggataaatacaaaatccatacacTATATCCATTCCGtcaggtttttattttctataccatAACGAATCCATACCGTTTAGTTCGGATAACCGCCccgttcgggttcaggttcatataatttttgggtatccatacccatttaCATCCTACCGCAGATTTTGGGAGTGATTTTGGTTCAATAGACACAATTTTGGTTTGGACTAAAAAACTctctcaattctttttttttttcaaaaaagagataatgaaaatttatagatatttttaaaaaatttaaatatttattgtcAAAAATgtcaatataaatataaataatttattatttatattttttaatttatatatttttttaaaaaattagaaaataaaatgtaagaaGGCCAGCCGTACACAGCCCGGCTTGGCACGGCGCTAGGTCGGAGGATTGGTAGCTCCGGCCCAGCACGGAGGCTCGGATTTGAAGCCGAACCGGCCCCTGCTGGCCCCTAGCCCATTTCAGCCCGGCTAATTTAGGTCTTGTCGGCCCGGCTCAGCCCGGCCCAGCCCACATTACACCGTAAGCACGCCCCAATAATTTAGGAGGCATTAGGATTATCATAATTATATTACTATTAAAATTCAATCGTTATATGAAAAAGGTATATAATTACTTCTATACTCTtcaaaacttctgaaatattttatatatttttatttttttattttaaatatgcctctcgtatattttttcattattcaaaaataatttcgtTCTTAGTATCTGTTAAGTCATGTTGGATTAAATACGGATTAGATTTCTACCGGAgttaaaaaaagtgaaaatatctctttttttcctaacttaagagcaaacaaaaatatatttgaaagtgtaaaataataattttacagagataacggcTGTTTCTAATAGTTCACTAATAGGATCCAACTCTAAacatatatttgaaagaacttgaaatgttaaaaagatattttttgtattaattttctaagagggataaataaaaaaatttataacttttcaagaatatataagcaattgtccctgtaagtaaagaaaaaagataCCCATACACTCTACTCCCCAATGTATGATTTAAATAGATGGGATTTTTTTTTGCTCATTTTTATTGATATAAAGAAAAAACATCTTTCAAGTAATCATCGTTTTCCTTAGAGTTTACTAATAGAATTGAATTTTAGAAAAGTATTTTGATAAttcagaataaatttaaaaatttttgaatcgtAATAaggaataaataagcaaaagctccaaagtAAAAATACCGATCTTATCGTTAACAAGTATAATGCTCATATATAAGATTCAAAACTTCGTATTGTTTCAAGAAAAAATTACTATCAAGAATTTAAGCCTACAACTCGACTACTTTCTTGTGGAATCATAGCTACTTATGatgaaataaaagtaaaattacagattataaaataaaaaaaaaaccctttttaaGACATAAGATTCCAAAATGAAAATGCAGTAAACCATGTGCACACAAAATAAAGTTTGTCCTATTTATTTGGATCCTATCATATGCTTGCTTTACTATTTTCTTCATTTGTTCAAAATCTTCCATAAAAGTTAATATTTGCGAATTATGTTGATTCGTCAAATGTAAGCGAAATCAAATTCCAATCGAGATAAGTTTAGGATAAGTGTCTTATCCTAAACTTGTGACCaatttaaaagattagaaacaaagcacaaaattgaaattagaataatttaatatgtaGGTGCAGATAGCTAattgagaaagaagagaaagtgCAAGGATAAACTTCTATAATTTTGCCAATAAAAGACTGTATTTTTACTCATATCAAAGCATTTCGCAAAACCAGATATAAACAGAAATCAAACGACATTCCTTCGCCGAGCAACGTCACCTTATTTTCATGTAAGTCCTGTAGGTGTATTAattctctctgtctctctctctccctccatttCACATGGCTTTATATGGGCTCTATGTCGAGAGAAAATGTATTTGTCTCTTTTACACCTCTATTTTCAATTAAAACTCTCATCTCTTCcctctattctctctctataattttttctaatccAACACACACATAAAGGAactcagaagaaaaaaaaaacacaaacagaaagcaaaagtaaaagagtggtaaagaaaaagaggaaatttgtttgctccttttttttttttttttctttttcttttaaatattttatgctgTTTTAGTATTGTCGGCCtgcttaaattttagttttttttggataaaatattttgctaaatttattttgattttattgcgtaaaaatattataaaaattctaaaaataaagcTGGTGtaatatgaaaaaatttagttattacCAGTAACGTGTAGAACAAATCTTAtgaatattgaaaatatattcttacattAATTCACCTACTAAttgaataattatttattgaGTTTTGAATaagttattaataaaaattcttcTTTTGCAGGtacttttgcttatttattaagTTGCTTTTAAGGTCATCGATAAACTGGTAAcaataaatatgctcaacaatttttttttcccaccattattttaatatattatattatagtgaaaaggtcaaaaaaaaatgtactggtaaaaaaaaaaaaaaaaaaNTCCCGGCGTTATTAACACCCGCCGTGAAGCGCAGGACATTATACTAGTGATCCATTAAAAGATAACCAAGTTATGTTTAAGAAGTTCATGATATATACCTAAAGATTCTCTGATCACAAAAGCGTTTGCCACAATAAAACCTGCCGCTGGCCGAATGCTACAGGAAAGACACTGATTTATTACCAGAGCCATCTTATAACCAACACCGACTAAAACCATGCAGTTCCATTTACTGATTCTTTGCATCACCTGGTCCACCAAGCCTACATAATGTACAGAGTCATCATAAATAGAACTAGGGTTTTTGAAAGTATCCAAGTATCTACAAAGTTGCACCAGGCCATTTCTGAATTTGAGATATTATATCGATATATCGACGTACAAAAGGCGCACAATGGTTTCTTTAGAAGAAGACATCAACTATCCCATGATTCTCCGATAAGCTCCCGTCAAAGTTTACTCTACAGCTCTCCGGGAACTGCAACCCGGCTTGCTCGCATATCGCCCTCGTAACATGCGGGCATGATCGAAGGTCGAGATACTCCAACACCTTGCAGTAATCTAATACAATCCCTACTCCTGAAACAGTGATCCTTAAGCAGTTGCTGGCCTTCAAAACTTTAAGGGCCAATTCAAAAGCCACCATTCCAAGCACCTGAAAAGCTGAATCGGTCACTTTGTCGCAACACCCAATGTCGAGAGCGACCAGATGTCGGCAATGGGAAAGCAAACACCGCAGCGACGAGTCTGTAATATTCAAACACCAGTCCATCCTTAAGCTCTTCAGGCTTTGCGAACAAGCGACCGACAGGGTTTCTATGGACTCGTCAGTGATATCACGGCAGCCACCGATTACTAGGGTTTCCAGGTTAGGGCAGGACTTGGCCAAAGAGAAGATGGATGTATCACCGGCATTGAAgcaatctaaaattttaagtgaagttaaagaagaagaagaggcttCCGCAATTTTAGAGACCCCAATATCACCAATCTTGGAGCATTTACTGAGATCCAAGAATCTGATGTGGCGGCACCCGTCCGCAAGCACAGAGAGGCCAGAATCAGTTATGTTACCGcacccagctaaccctagctcCTCCAAGTGCAGGCaatttttggagagagagtggAGGAGATTGTCAGTGACTGATTTGCATCCGGCAACATGTAAACTTCTCAAATTGCGGCAGCCGGACGAAATGGATGTCAACCCCTTGTTGGTGAGTTTTCGGCAATTGGAAACGTCCAAGGATTGGAGGGAGAGAAGGCCGCCGGCCAAAGCTATCAACCCCATGTCAGAAATGCCTGAGGAACAGCAAGGTTCACATAATGAAATTGGTTCAGGAAAATATCTGATGCAACGTTAGTCAAAAAATGAAGTGCAATGGAAGAATTAAAGAACTCAAAGCTTCAGCAAAAGATAGATTGATACTTTTAATCAAAGCACATAAAATGTAtgagaaaaatttcaaatcaaacggATTAGATTATTCAATGATCGTTCTTATGGATATCAGAGcaaagctagaatactttttctttgagagaaaggtagcatgctacccgtttcgtttatttctttatagaaataaacttagctgcaaatgtaaagcaactaggatttgaacttgagacctcatgtaccaaccaccaaaccctttgccacttgcgctagggacggttggtagaGCTAGAATAGttttgatagtaaaaaaagaatatttactaTCTTCTGTTAGCCTTTGGATGCCTTGAGTTTAGCAAAGGTAGGTGGAATAGAATTTGATTCAAGTgctaaaaacctaataataAACACTATTCATCTACTATTGATAGGAACCTAGATGGACTCACGGAAAACATAATTAAATCAGGGACTATTTGATATTTGGCATAAAAGGCGTGTTATCTATTTATCAGTCACTGAAAAATTACTCTGTTCAGATGCTGAAAAGTTATTACAACATATTATACTTACAGTTTGACTCTTGTATTGACTCATTTACAAAAGAATCAAGACAAGTACCTAAATAAACGGCTAAAAACATTCACTTTGGTCTAATCTAAAAGATTTAAACTACCTATGAATAAAAAATCATCTTTATATGGAGTCTTTCTTTTTTGCATTAATCAAGACAACTACCAAAATCAAAGGCTAAAAATATTCACTGTGGTCTAAAAGATTTAAACTACCTATGACTAAGAAATATTCTTTATATCGAGTCTTTCGTTCTTGCATTAAGTCCATTAGCAAATGGGCAGATGTGATAGTTCACAACAAGATTTTAGTTCACAACCATTTCATTGTTTCGAACACATAAACTGAGGCTTAGTTCGGATACCTGCAAaatgagaagaaagaagagaaaagaagggGATGTATTT
This genomic window from Ananas comosus cultivar F153 linkage group 3, ASM154086v1, whole genome shotgun sequence contains:
- the LOC109707724 gene encoding F-box/LRR-repeat protein 2 → MAEDPAAAAVGGGGGGGRGGGGGTRIVDLTDDALRAVLARMERGDERDAFGLVCKRWLRIQSTERRRLRARAGPAMLRRLAARFSGLAELDLSQSASRSFYPGVVDADLDVIAAGFPNLRVLNLQNCKGISDMGLIALAGGLLSLQSLDVSNCRKLTNKGLTSISSGCRNLRSLHVAGCKSVTDNLLHSLSKNCLHLEELGLAGCGNITDSGLSVLADGCRHIRFLDLSKCSKIGDIGVSKIAEASSSSLTSLKILDCFNAGDTSIFSLAKSCPNLETLVIGGCRDITDESIETLSVACSQSLKSLRMDWCLNITDSSLRCLLSHCRHLVALDIGCCDKVTDSAFQVLGMVAFELALKVLKASNCLRITVSGVGIVLDYCKVLEYLDLRSCPHVTRAICEQAGLQFPESCRVNFDGSLSENHGIVDVFF